The genomic interval GAGTTTTCACTTGCGCTGGGCGGACGACAGGTGCAAAGTGCTACAACAGCTCAGAACCATCGGAACCAGGCTCAATCGGCATCTTGCAGTGATTTGAATTCTTCCCCGTCCTTGTCTAGCTTAATTGCGGGCCTACAGCAGCGGTCACGGATATAGTGGTTAATTCTTACCAGGAAATCaggcataatttaatttgcagaATGAGTCCTGTTACTTGGAGCTTAGTAACTTGTATGGGAACTTAATTCCTGAACTTATTTGTTAtacattaaattaatatttatcaGTTTCAGTGCAGCTGTAGGCTTAATTCAGGTGGGGTATACCCAACACAAGGTGGGGTAGTATCTTCCATGAAGGGGAGTAAGCTCATCATCAGATGAATGTTATGGGCTGCAGATGCAGCACTACTGACCACAGATGTTTGACTCATTCACAAGTCACTTCTCTCAGGattgaaagaaaaaaacaatacATCATTGTAAGTCCCTATTAGTGCcagtaaaaatataaaacttttCAGCTGCCAGAATTCGTAATATTGTATTACTATGATTTTATTGATATTTTCTATCATATTTTCTATCTTGCGTATTTAACAAAGGCCTAAAACTAGGCAAGAAACAAATATTCGAGATGAGGTCGTCGTTTGCAATGTGGTTCAATACTCAAACATTTCGCCGGGGAGCTTGGAATCTAGGTGCGGCTCCCGTCTGAAGACTGTGGCTTAGCTGGTTGAGGTGGAAAGCCTCCGTATTTTCTTGACCGTAGGCAAACATCTTCACCTGTTCTAGCATGTCCATGATGTTGGTCGAGTCGGTGCGAGGATTGCATCCTGTAGGCGCATTATTAATTGCAGCTGAGGGAACAGGACGCCCAGGAATATTTTGGGGTGGCGTATCTAGTAATGaaatttttggcaatattGGTTGATAATCACTAGCCCATACAGCACGCACAGGGTTTTGTCTTTGGTAACTGGAGCTGGTGGTACTGGCCGGAGTAACCACCGGATTAGCTGGAGGGCACCAATACGAATTGGCTGGTCGCGGATCCACTGGATAGCGTGAGCTGGTTACAGTAGAAGAGATAGCCCGTGAATATCCGCCGTTTAATACTGGTGTGGGCAGCAGACCAGAGGGTTGGGAAGAGGAAACTGGAGAAGCATTATAGGGAACAGTCGCCGGATAGCTGGATGATGTGGCTGGAGCGGGTGGTGGTGGCTTATTTACTTGATAGCTGTAGTTAAATGCTGGTGCAGCGTCCTTCGGAATATTCGGTGAATATGTAGAGGCTGCCACTGATGTGGGATTATAGCCATCCACGGCTGTCCTTTTCGTCTGCCCGTGACTATTGCACTGTTTTCCTGACGGTTGCGGTGACAACCTTCGCTTTTCACCAGTTCTCAGTGCCTCGGAAGGATCAGACGGGCCAGCTGTGTTCAATAACTCATTGACAGGTGCACGATCCACTTGCTCCTGCAAGAGGTCAGTGCGAACCCGAATCATATTCTCTGGGAAGGAAACCAGGTCACTACGAAATCGGTTCGCATTTATTGGGGATTGGGGAGGAACTTCTGGTGTTATACCCGTATCCGGGTTATTTTCTTTATGAGCCTCTCGGTCAGTTGAAAGTATGCCCTTCGGGAGCGGAATGTCCTTTGCTCCTACTTTCTTTTGTGATTCGTTCaatatgtttatatttttcatCGCCTCTCCATGAATTTCAGAAGGCACTTCTGGGTGAGACTTACTTTGAACATTAATATCTAAACTTGCTAAGGGATCACAGGGTGAATCATCTTTCTCGATCAAGTCGTCGGAATTTGATACCTCTTTCTTGTTATCACTTTGGTTAGGCTCCCCATCTGTTGGGGATTTCGGTTTTCGAttcttaattataaaaaattcgcGGGTTTCTTCATTGATAGCCGCGACTTCTTGGTCAACCATAACTATGAGGTCGGATGATTTCTCCTTGAAGGAGATGTTATATGTGGTACCATCTGTGACGTTTAGCTCTCTAAGTACCTGGCCTGATTCGCCACTTGTATTACTTGATATCTTTGGTCGTCTGACATACGTTTTCAAACAGTGCCGGGAGGCAAAAGATATAGTTTGGTCTTGCTTAGATTTTTTGGAAGTCAGGAACTCTTTTATCGATGTCTGTTTATTGGCGTTAAGAGATGTGTTATCCTCCTCCCGGAGATTTCGCTTCCTCAAAGACGCTTCATCCAATTTTCCATCGAGGTGATCAGCATAGTCCTTCAGATTGACCTCGCCCAGCTCATCGTCAAGGACCATAAGCGAGGAATTGGATATAACTGATTCGGCGTCCAGGGTCTCCTTATCAAGAAAGCGAACAACTGATTTCTCATCTTCTTCATCGCTGCAAAGGTCCACGACTGATGGGTTGGCTAGTACTTTCCGTTTCGCTTGGTTCTTAGCTGGTAACTCGGATTGCTTTTCGTTGTCCTGCTGAGATTTCGCTTCAGGGCTCCCAATATCGTTCACCTCGTCCAGCCGTTTCAGCCATTTAGCTACCCTGCTCATCTGTTCCTGGAATGACTTCGCAGGTATCGACTTGCGCAGCTCATCCCGACATTCGCTATCCAAATAGTGTCCGTTTGGGCCCTTCTTCACCTTCAGGTTGTTCCGATCAAAGCGAAGTAAGAGCTGCCAGGTCCTGcgattgaattgaattgatgATTCGAGATGTGTAGAATGTTAACAAGTAATAGTGACTGCTACTCACTCTAAATTCTTGCCCAGTTCACTGCACCTTTGCATTATGGATAGTTTTTGGTAGATTAGGAGAGAATTTGCAATTGCTGCATCACAgatatttatattattgatAAGCGTTATTCGTTTTGTAGTTTCGCCAGGAATGCAATGGGGATCCTAAGAAGTCTCACTGTGTTTTTAAGGTCCGTCTTAGAAGTCTAAGTGGAATGTAGACTGTAGCCGAGTATAGAACATTGACATACCACTTACCACAGATCGCATTAGTTTATGGCCTACGATGTTTACTCCTTCAAAATCGAAGGAGCAAATGCTTTTTAAGAAACAGCGCCTGCTCAGCACTTGACCGAATTCAGGTAACGCCGAAACTTATTTTATCCACTTTAACCAGATACGatagaaaaataatattagaGGAGGAGAGATGTGTGCGTGACAATTAGATGGTGGATTGTACACCCGATAGCTCGGGTAAACAAGAACCAAACATACCTAAAACTTAAAGAGACACATCTAAAATATAacgtaaaaataaaatgcagaCATTTTAAATCCGAGTTCCATATATTGTAAATAATATTACAATAAATTATTACCACATTGGGTGTTCGTGTTCGCACAACAAAATACTCATCTCTACATTTTATTGCTTCGTCGATTTCCAACCCTGTTGTGTTTGGGCgggaaatttaaatacgaggATGAAATTTTTTGTACAAAGAGACATTTATATGCTGTTTAGTTGATATATTCAAACTGTATtcttaattgtatttgtaGTTCTTAAATTCTAGTTCTCTAGTTTGCAATGCCTCGTTCATCATATTATGGCCTGAGTGGTTTCGAACTTTCTTTAGAGCAGTATGCATAGTTCTGTGTTTTCGAAAACTTCAATGAGATGCTCAATAAGTCGTGTAGTGACAAATGCAGGAGTATCCTATGACGTAATAGTAGTAATCTTGGGTTTAGAAATGATTTGACACGGTGTTCTGTTGTTCGCCGCGGTTCACTCGCAGGTTGCCCATGCATCCCTCAAACAGGATGTCTGCTATGGCCTTTCGTGCTAGAATCCGTTGCGTGGGGGACATTTCCTCGTACTGGATAGCCCAGGATCTGGCCAGTACTTCGGAGGACTCGCTGAGTTGCATGGGTGCAGTTCCTCGTTCGTTCTCTGGATCTGTTTGAATCGAGGATGTGGGTTCCTTTGTTTCCAATGAATTTCCCAAACAATTTTCCTCTTTGATTTCACACTGCCCTTCTTCCGAATCTATTATCTCCAATTTTGGACTGAGCAGGGAACCCTCCTCGGATTGCGGAGCAGTGGGTTCGGACTGGTAGTTGAAAGCGTTGTCATCCTTGATCGGCCAATCACAAACGCTTTCCGTGTTGAGATCTGGATTTTTCAAGGTGTATTTGTCCTAAGagataaatcatttatttgttGAAGAATCATTCAATCATTGAAAATTGCGTTCTTACATCCTTTTCCCTGCGAAAATCGGGCTTTTGTCTGCCGCCCCGACCTTTTCTGGTCCTGTGCTGGAAGGTCTCCTGGGTCAGGAGAAAGCCCATGTAGTCGTAGAACCAGAGCGTCGGCTTACAGAGGTCGGAGTGCAGCCCCAACTCCTTCTGTTTGAGGATTCGCATCTGCTCCCGCCTGTAATTGGTGCGAAATATGTTGATGCGCCTGCCCACTTCTGTGCGCGTAGCGTTCGGCTGTATCTCCCGTAGTTTCCTCTCCAGCAACTCGTACGCCCGGTTCCGCAGCTCCTTGTTCCGGTAATTGAGGTGGTGGACGTCCCACAGCTCCGGCATTCCCTGATAAAGAGCCAGAAACTCGCGCCAGAACTGCCGTTTGCCCGCACTAAACCGATCTGGCAGTGCAGCTGCCATCTTCCAGCAAGGCATTTACAAAGACACATTTAATTGACATATTGGCAtgtaaacataaatatttaccttTTCTGTTGTCCAAGCCAATCAGCTGTTGTTGATTACAGTTGGCCAGAGTTGCCACTTCTAGCGTCTAGTGTTGGTAAACACTTCACATACTCCCACTGATTGGTGTAGTTGCTCTGGATCTGGATgt from Drosophila mauritiana strain mau12 chromosome 3L, ASM438214v1, whole genome shotgun sequence carries:
- the LOC117139916 gene encoding uncharacterized protein LOC117139916 → MQRCSELGKNLETWQLLLRFDRNNLKVKKGPNGHYLDSECRDELRKSIPAKSFQEQMSRVAKWLKRLDEVNDIGSPEAKSQQDNEKQSELPAKNQAKRKVLANPSVVDLCSDEEDEKSVVRFLDKETLDAESVISNSSLMVLDDELGEVNLKDYADHLDGKLDEASLRKRNLREEDNTSLNANKQTSIKEFLTSKKSKQDQTISFASRHCLKTYVRRPKISSNTSGESGQVLRELNVTDGTTYNISFKEKSSDLIVMVDQEVAAINEETREFFIIKNRKPKSPTDGEPNQSDNKKEVSNSDDLIEKDDSPCDPLASLDINVQSKSHPEVPSEIHGEAMKNINILNESQKKVGAKDIPLPKGILSTDREAHKENNPDTGITPEVPPQSPINANRFRSDLVSFPENMIRVRTDLLQEQVDRAPVNELLNTAGPSDPSEALRTGEKRRLSPQPSGKQCNSHGQTKRTAVDGYNPTSVAASTYSPNIPKDAAPAFNYSYQVNKPPPPAPATSSSYPATVPYNASPVSSSQPSGLLPTPVLNGGYSRAISSTVTSSRYPVDPRPANSYWCPPANPVVTPASTTSSSYQRQNPVRAVWASDYQPILPKISLLDTPPQNIPGRPVPSAAINNAPTGCNPRTDSTNIMDMLEQVKMFAYGQENTEAFHLNQLSHSLQTGAAPRFQAPRRNV
- the LOC117139927 gene encoding uncharacterized protein LOC117139927; protein product: MAAALPDRFSAGKRQFWREFLALYQGMPELWDVHHLNYRNKELRNRAYELLERKLREIQPNATRTEVGRRINIFRTNYRREQMRILKQKELGLHSDLCKPTLWFYDYMGFLLTQETFQHRTRKGRGGRQKPDFRREKDDKYTLKNPDLNTESVCDWPIKDDNAFNYQSEPTAPQSEEGSLLSPKLEIIDSEEGQCEIKEENCLGNSLETKEPTSSIQTDPENERGTAPMQLSESSEVLARSWAIQYEEMSPTQRILARKAIADILFEGCMGNLRVNRGEQQNTVSNHF